A genome region from Triticum aestivum cultivar Chinese Spring chromosome 2B, IWGSC CS RefSeq v2.1, whole genome shotgun sequence includes the following:
- the LOC123043319 gene encoding putative F-box protein At1g47790 produces MLLRSGRRLVAQEEPGRTASPRRRSRARSDRHRLAGIPDEILQQEILPRLPAKSVLRCRAVCRSWRSLASDPAFLLDHHRRQPALPLIRSCRISDVSGRGLESRLNAIHLRSAKLGPSFQFPFGGSFAISASCDGLFVVFNYIICNPATREWATLRQDGKPIENLIALFRHQPSGEFRVMYWRNNSMELICRQEYYMLTVGTNNSWRVDCPLTEVLAEEPSIFGAPVLLNGSLHIHWRRRSGVHYHRIRVFDTVAETSRLMIPPPVNPCHVMHLLDQGGKLAASTSNDGMTGMSIFVLQDPEHDVWSFQYRIKLPVMEIRRFQEQGDWWAKVVSEEGDVLVSCCGHLLQCDKKGNLVAKFKYDDDMPMVIPHKFKESLIQHTFFQKTKNKN; encoded by the coding sequence ATGCTCCTCCGTTCTGGGCGGCGCCTGGTCGCCCAGGAAGAACCGGGGCGGACGGCCTCGccgaggaggagaagcagggcAAGGTCGGACCGGCACCGGCTCGCCGGCATCCCCGATGAGATCCTGCAGCAGGAGATCCTGCCCCGCCTCCCGGCCAAGTCCGTGCTCCGCTGCCGCGCCGTCTGCCGGTCCTGGCGCAGCCTCGCGTCCGACCCCGCCTTCCTCCTcgaccaccaccgccgccagccgGCGCTTCCCCTGATCAGGTCCTGCCGGATCTCCGACGTGTCCGGCCGCGGCCTTGAATCCCGCCTCAACGCCATCCACCTCCGGTCCGCGAAGCTCGGCCCCTCTTTCCAGTTCCCATTCGGTGGCTCTTTCGCCATCAGCGCCTCCTGCGACGGCCTTTTCGTCGTCTTCAACTACATCATCTGCAACCCGGCCACGCGTGAGTGGGCTACCCTCCGGCAGGACGGCAAGCCCATAGAAAATCTCATCGCCCTCTTCCGGCACCAACCTTCAGGGGAGTTCCGTGTGATGTACTGGAGAAACAACTCTATGGAGTTAATCTGTCGGCAGGAGTATTACATGCTCACGGTGGGAACCAACAATTCATGGCGCGTCGATTGTCCGTTAACAGAGGTTTTGGCCGAGGAACCATCCATCTTTGGCGCGCCCGTCCTTCTCAACGGCAGCCTGCACATACACTGGAGGAGACGGTCAGGTGTCCACTACCACAGGATACGGGTGTTTGACACAGTGGCAGAGACGTCGCGGCTAATGATTCCGCCTCCTGTGAACCCCTGCCATGTTATGCACTTGCTTGACCAGGGTGGCAAGCTTGCTGCGTCCACCAGCAACGATGGCATGACTGGGATGTCCATCTTTGTGCTGCAGGACCCCGAGCACGATGTCTGGTCGTTCCAGTACCGGATCAAACTGCCCGTGATGGAAATCAGGCGCTTCCAGGAGCAAGGTGATTGGTGGGCGAAGGTTGTCTCCGAGGAGGGGGACGTGCTTGTCAGCTGCTGCGGCCATCTCCTACAATGTGACAAGAAGGGTAATTTGGTAGCTAAGTTCAAGTATGATGATGACATGCCGATGGTCATTCCTCACAAGTTCAAAGAGAGTCTTATCCAGCATACATTTTTCCAAAAGACAAAGAACAAGAATTGA